One Setaria italica strain Yugu1 chromosome II, Setaria_italica_v2.0, whole genome shotgun sequence DNA segment encodes these proteins:
- the LOC101778087 gene encoding classical arabinogalactan protein 9, producing the protein MAPLRPPPARSPASAPSPDAKPPTASALSPMASPPAPPNEAPTAPAPSAMTPTTSVSTPAGAPTETPAGNGAASSVVSFITIVGAVAAAIMF; encoded by the coding sequence ATGGCCCCGCTGCGGCCTCCCCCAGCGCGGTCCCCGGCCAGCGCCCCGTCCCCGGACGCGAAGCCGCCCACCGCCTCGGCGCTGTCCCCGATGGCCTCTCCCCCGGCCCCGCCCAACGAGGCCCCGaccgcgcccgcgccctccgCAATGACCCCGACCACCTCAGTCTCCACCCCAGCCGGTGCCCCCACCGAGACTCCCGCCGGCAatggcgccgcctcctccgttgTCAGCTTCATCACCATCGTCGGAGCGGTCGCCGCCGCTATCATGTTCTAA
- the LOC101773860 gene encoding 60S ribosomal protein L18-2, giving the protein MGIDLVAGGRNKKTKRTAPKSDDVYLKLLVKLYRFLVRRTKSPFNAVILKRLFMSKANRSPLSMRRLVKFMEGKGDQIAVIVGTVTDDKRITEVPAMKVCALRFTETARARIINAGGECLTFDQLALRAPLGQNTVILRGPKNAREAVKHFGPAPGVPHSHTKPYVRSKGRKFEKARGRRNSRGFKV; this is encoded by the exons ATG GGTatcgacctcgtcgccggcggccgcaacAAGAAGACCAAGCGCACGGCGCCCAAGTCCGACGATGTCTACCTCAAGCTCCTCGTCAAG CTCTACCGCTTCCTCGTGCGTAGGACCAAGAGCCCCTTCAACGCCGTGATCCTTAAGAGGCTGTTCATGAGCAAGGCCAACCGCTCGCCGCTCTCGATGCGTCGCCTCGTCAAATTCATGGAGGGGAAG GGTGACCAGATCGCTGTGATCGTGGGCACCGTGACCGACGACAAGAGGATCACCGAGGTGCCAGCGATGAAGGTGTGCGCGCTCAGGTTCACCGAGACGGCGAGGGCCAGGATCATCAATGCTGGTGGCGAGTGCCTCACCTTTGACCAGCTGGCACTCCGCGCACCGCTCGGACAAAACACG GTTATCCTGAGGGGTCCTAAGAATGCTAGGGAAGCTGTTAAGCACTTTGGCCCTGCGCCTGGAGTCCCACACAGCCACACCAAGCCTTATGTTCGCTCAAAGGGAAGGAAATTTGAGAAGGCGAGAGGGAGGAGGAACAGCAGGGGCTTCAAGGTCTAA